A single genomic interval of Terriglobus albidus harbors:
- a CDS encoding redoxin domain-containing protein, with protein MIARRLVVLGLAAGLTLPAMAVKPGESAPDFKGTDSNGKTQSVSQYKGKWVVLEWHNQGCPFERKHYESGNMEALQKQWTDKGVVWLSIISSAPGEQGYVTAPQENEYIRKMKVAASAVVLDPSGSIGHLYDAKTTPHMFVIDPQGKLVYMGAIDDKPSPDPATLKGAKNYLNDALTAAMAGQPVAVTSTRPYGCAVKYPN; from the coding sequence ATGATAGCTCGTCGACTAGTGGTACTGGGCCTGGCAGCGGGATTGACGCTGCCTGCGATGGCTGTGAAGCCGGGGGAGAGCGCTCCGGACTTCAAGGGAACGGACTCCAACGGCAAAACCCAGTCGGTCTCACAGTACAAGGGCAAGTGGGTCGTGCTTGAGTGGCATAACCAGGGATGTCCGTTCGAGCGAAAGCACTACGAGAGCGGCAACATGGAAGCCCTGCAGAAGCAATGGACGGATAAAGGTGTGGTTTGGCTGAGTATTATCTCGTCGGCTCCTGGAGAGCAGGGATATGTCACCGCACCGCAGGAGAATGAGTACATCAGGAAGATGAAGGTTGCTGCCTCGGCAGTTGTTCTCGATCCATCGGGCTCTATCGGCCATCTATACGACGCGAAGACGACACCCCATATGTTCGTGATCGATCCACAGGGAAAGCTCGTGTACATGGGAGCGATCGATGATAAACCGTCGCCCGATCCGGCGACGCTCAAGGGCGCGAAGAACTATCTCAACGATGCTTTGACTGCGGCAATGGCTGGTCAGCCGGTTGCTGTAACATCAACGCGGCCCTATGGATGTGCCGTGAAGTACCCAAACTAG
- a CDS encoding glutaredoxin family protein, whose protein sequence is MELTIYSAGWCRDCREAKRFLTKHNIPFTEIDIESTPGASDEVIRNVGKRAIPQFVINGKWIQPYRPGEGFLHDEMSELFGVTG, encoded by the coding sequence ATGGAGCTTACTATTTACTCCGCCGGCTGGTGCCGGGACTGCCGCGAAGCCAAGCGCTTCCTCACCAAGCACAATATCCCCTTTACCGAGATCGACATTGAAAGCACTCCCGGAGCTTCGGACGAAGTGATCCGCAATGTTGGCAAACGCGCCATTCCGCAGTTCGTAATCAACGGGAAGTGGATTCAACCCTACCGCCCGGGCGAAGGCTTCCTGCACGACGAGATGTCCGAGCTCTTCGGCGTTACAGGCTGA
- a CDS encoding DUF2007 domain-containing protein produces the protein MAEALVNVEKFRDLTAAMIARSLLESDGIQCFLQDENFVRMDWGYSQFIGWIRLQVAPADLERARELLAAPIPEELDVADGEEPEPQPRCPHCGSLDVSHPGIRKGWSYFLLWLGFPVPVPSDRWHCESCRVEWIDDGGAFSL, from the coding sequence ATGGCCGAAGCTCTGGTAAATGTCGAGAAGTTTCGCGATCTGACCGCTGCTATGATCGCGCGCAGTTTGTTGGAGAGCGATGGCATCCAGTGTTTTCTGCAGGACGAAAACTTTGTCCGGATGGACTGGGGCTACTCGCAGTTCATCGGCTGGATTCGTCTACAGGTGGCGCCTGCTGATCTCGAGAGGGCGAGGGAATTGTTGGCCGCACCCATTCCGGAAGAGCTGGACGTCGCGGATGGAGAAGAGCCTGAACCGCAGCCTCGATGCCCACATTGCGGTTCTCTCGATGTCTCCCATCCAGGCATCCGCAAAGGCTGGAGCTATTTCCTGCTCTGGCTCGGTTTTCCGGTACCTGTACCCAGTGACCGCTGGCATTGCGAGAGCTGCCGCGTGGAATGGATAGACGACGGCGGAGCATTTTCCCTGTAG
- a CDS encoding MarR family winged helix-turn-helix transcriptional regulator, whose translation MNANRFERLVEFRHTLRGFLFFSEEAAAEEGIHAQQYQLMQVVFAATEPTIAYVAERMYLKHNSAVELVGRAVEEGLLLRKRDLIDARRVVLKLTPRGERILMRLVDRHLLELDRVGPQIKQALEKVMSK comes from the coding sequence ATGAACGCGAATCGCTTTGAACGCCTGGTCGAGTTCCGCCACACCCTGCGCGGCTTTCTCTTCTTCAGTGAGGAAGCCGCTGCGGAAGAGGGAATTCATGCCCAGCAATACCAGCTTATGCAGGTTGTCTTTGCGGCAACGGAGCCAACAATAGCCTACGTTGCCGAACGGATGTACCTGAAGCACAACTCCGCGGTGGAGCTGGTTGGCCGTGCCGTCGAAGAAGGGCTCTTGCTTCGCAAGCGTGATCTGATTGATGCCCGCAGAGTTGTGTTGAAGCTTACGCCACGCGGAGAGCGCATCCTCATGCGCCTTGTTGATCGGCACCTCCTGGAGCTGGATCGCGTCGGTCCCCAGATCAAGCAGGCTCTGGAAAAGGTCATGAGCAAATAA
- the purB gene encoding adenylosuccinate lyase, which translates to MIARYTRPEMGKIWSDESKFGSWLKVELAATDVLAEHGIVPKEAAVELRAKAKFDVDRIREIELDTRHDVIAFTTNVAENVGPASRWLHYGLTSTDVVDTAQALQLAAANAILREGILKLILVLKRRALEFKHTPMIGRTHGVHAEPTTYGLRLLLWYAEMHRNLKRFDAAAEDMRVGKLSGAVGSFGHLKPEHEERICASLGLQSASVSTQVLQRDRHAAYIATLAVIASTLDKIALDIRHLQRTEVREAEEFFSAKQKGSSAMPHKRNPITCENICGLARVIRGNAQVALENVALWHERDISHSSAERVILPDTTIALDYILDKTSNLIDKLLVYPHRMMKNLELTGGLVFSGQLLLDLAESGMLREDAYKLVQSHAMAAWASEGEGPTFKDRIATDPEVTKRLSPEKIALAFTFERQLANVDTIFERVLSEHA; encoded by the coding sequence ATGATCGCGCGCTATACCCGCCCGGAGATGGGCAAGATCTGGTCTGACGAGAGCAAGTTTGGCTCCTGGCTGAAGGTGGAGCTGGCGGCCACAGATGTACTGGCCGAGCATGGCATTGTTCCCAAAGAGGCTGCCGTTGAGCTGCGCGCCAAGGCGAAGTTCGATGTCGACCGCATCCGTGAGATCGAGCTGGATACGCGCCATGACGTCATTGCGTTTACGACCAACGTCGCCGAGAACGTAGGGCCTGCCTCGCGCTGGCTGCACTATGGCCTGACCTCGACCGATGTAGTCGATACCGCTCAGGCGCTGCAACTGGCCGCCGCCAATGCGATTCTCCGCGAGGGCATCCTGAAGCTGATCCTGGTGCTGAAGCGCCGCGCGCTCGAGTTCAAGCACACGCCCATGATCGGCCGCACGCACGGCGTCCACGCCGAGCCGACGACTTATGGCCTGCGTCTGTTGCTCTGGTACGCCGAGATGCATCGCAACCTCAAGCGCTTCGACGCGGCAGCGGAAGATATGCGTGTCGGCAAGCTTTCGGGCGCCGTCGGCAGCTTCGGCCACCTGAAGCCAGAGCATGAAGAGCGCATCTGCGCGTCTCTTGGTTTGCAGTCTGCTTCGGTTTCGACTCAGGTGCTGCAACGCGACCGCCACGCCGCCTATATCGCCACGCTAGCCGTCATTGCGAGCACCCTGGACAAGATCGCGCTTGATATCCGTCATCTGCAGCGCACGGAGGTGCGCGAGGCAGAGGAGTTCTTCTCTGCCAAACAGAAGGGGTCGAGCGCCATGCCGCACAAGCGCAATCCCATCACCTGCGAGAACATCTGCGGCCTGGCTCGCGTGATCCGCGGCAATGCGCAGGTCGCGCTGGAGAACGTGGCCCTATGGCACGAACGGGATATCTCCCACTCGTCGGCCGAACGCGTCATTTTGCCCGATACGACCATCGCCCTCGACTACATCCTGGATAAGACCTCCAACCTGATCGACAAGCTGCTGGTCTACCCGCACCGTATGATGAAGAACCTGGAGCTGACGGGCGGTCTGGTCTTCTCTGGCCAGCTTCTGTTGGATCTGGCGGAGTCCGGAATGCTGCGTGAGGATGCTTACAAGCTGGTCCAGTCGCATGCAATGGCCGCATGGGCAAGCGAAGGTGAAGGCCCCACGTTCAAGGACAGGATTGCCACCGATCCTGAGGTCACCAAGCGTCTGTCACCGGAGAAGATTGCACTGGCATTTACCTTTGAGCGGCAGCTTGCGAATGTAGACACAATCTTCGAGCGTGTATTAAGCGAACATGCTTAG